CAGGGCGCAAGCGGTGTACTTGAACCAGAACCACTTCATCCCCCTGGAGCGCACAGGCGAGATCTTTGCTGACCTGTATGGTCATCCACCGGCCGATGCGACGATTCTCGCTGCCTGTCAGGAGATGGCAGAGCAGGTAGCGCCCGTCCAGGCTGCAGCGAAAGAGCACTTGATCCACACGCCAGACCCGGTGCACTTCGATGAGACGGGGATGCGGGTGGACGGGAAGCTGTGCTGGACCCACGTGTCGAGCACGGAAACCGTCACTCATCTGCAAGCTCACGATAAGCGGGGCTCGAAAGCCTTGGAGGAGATCGGCATCTTCCCGCTGCGAGAAGGCAAAGCCATCCACGATGGATACCGCTCCTACTTCCAGTTTCCAGGTGTAGCACATGGTTTGTGCAATGCTCACCATCTGCGAGAGTTGTGGTTCGTCTACGAGCAGTATGGGCAGAACTGGGCGGAAGGCTTGGTGCGGCTGCTGGTCGAGATCAAGGATGCCGTCGAGATGGCTCAACAGACAGGGCAACAGGTGTTGACCCAGGCCCAACTGGCCGATTTTGAGACCCGCTATGAGCGGCTGCTGGAGGAAGGATACCTGGCCAATCCACCTCCGGCGGAAGCCGTGCCGAAGAAACGAGGGCGGAAGAAACAGAGCAAGCCCAAGAACCTGCTGGATC
The nucleotide sequence above comes from Chloroflexota bacterium. Encoded proteins:
- a CDS encoding IS66 family transposase, with the protein product MTPFESLPLPTDDEVRAAYRQGEEAVMTLFAGLRETTRQLAVRVQALEDQVVQNSRNSSKPPSSDGLAKPRPQSLRKPSGKQRGGQPGHQGHTLKTVEHPDHVQVHPVQRCTHCQASLDEVAASGYEKRQAFDLPLVRVEVTEHRAEVKQCPHCGQMNTAAFPAGVTQPVQYGPTIRAQAVYLNQNHFIPLERTGEIFADLYGHPPADATILAACQEMAEQVAPVQAAAKEHLIHTPDPVHFDETGMRVDGKLCWTHVSSTETVTHLQAHDKRGSKALEEIGIFPLREGKAIHDGYRSYFQFPGVAHGLCNAHHLRELWFVYEQYGQNWAEGLVRLLVEIKDAVEMAQQTGQQVLTQAQLADFETRYERLLEEGYLANPPPAEAVPKKRGRKKQSKPKNLLD